A single genomic interval of Myxococcus xanthus harbors:
- the rocD gene encoding ornithine--oxo-acid transaminase, which translates to MSTEHAAPALSTRDFIDLEERYGAHNYHPLDLVIERGEGCWVHDVEGRKYLDCLSAYSAVNQGHCHPRILETLREQAAKVTLTSRAFRNDQLPHLYKALRELSGLSRALPMNSGAEACETAIKLARKWGYTVKGIPEDKAEVIVFANNFHGRTISLISFSTVRSYRQGFGPFTPGFTVVPYDDVEAVRRAITPNTCAILMEPIQAEAGVLIPRDGYLKQVAELCKQHRVLFMVDEIQTGLGRTGKTFAFQHEDVRPDVIVVGKALSGGFYPVSAVMADDEVMGVLRPGEHGSTYGGNPLGCAVARTALDVLRDERLVERSAEMGTSFLAMLKTLKNRHIVEVRGRGLMIGVALDISARPACEALMKEGVLCKETHDSVIRLTPPLIVTQAELDWAFERIKKVIEAL; encoded by the coding sequence ATGAGCACCGAGCACGCCGCCCCCGCCCTCTCCACGCGCGACTTCATCGACCTGGAGGAGCGGTATGGAGCGCACAACTACCATCCGCTGGACCTCGTCATCGAACGGGGCGAGGGCTGCTGGGTTCATGACGTGGAGGGCCGCAAGTACCTGGACTGCCTGAGCGCGTACTCGGCGGTGAACCAGGGGCACTGTCACCCGCGCATCCTGGAGACGCTGCGCGAGCAGGCCGCGAAGGTGACGCTGACGTCACGGGCCTTCCGCAATGACCAGCTTCCCCACCTCTACAAGGCGCTGCGCGAGCTGTCTGGATTGAGCCGCGCGCTGCCGATGAACTCCGGCGCGGAGGCGTGCGAGACGGCCATCAAGCTGGCGCGCAAGTGGGGCTACACCGTCAAGGGCATCCCCGAGGACAAGGCGGAGGTCATCGTCTTCGCGAACAACTTCCACGGGCGCACCATCAGCCTCATCAGCTTCTCCACCGTGCGGAGCTACCGGCAGGGCTTCGGCCCCTTCACCCCCGGCTTCACCGTGGTGCCCTACGACGACGTGGAGGCGGTGCGGCGCGCCATCACCCCCAACACCTGCGCCATCCTGATGGAGCCCATCCAGGCGGAGGCCGGCGTGCTGATTCCGCGCGACGGCTACCTGAAGCAGGTGGCCGAGCTCTGCAAGCAGCACCGCGTGCTGTTCATGGTGGATGAAATCCAGACGGGCCTGGGGCGCACCGGGAAGACGTTTGCCTTCCAGCACGAGGACGTGCGGCCGGACGTCATCGTGGTGGGCAAGGCGCTGTCGGGCGGCTTCTACCCGGTGTCCGCCGTCATGGCGGATGACGAGGTCATGGGCGTGCTCCGTCCCGGCGAGCACGGCAGCACCTACGGCGGCAATCCACTGGGCTGCGCCGTGGCGCGCACCGCCCTGGACGTGCTGCGCGACGAGCGCCTGGTGGAGCGCTCCGCCGAGATGGGCACGTCGTTCCTGGCCATGCTGAAGACGCTGAAGAACCGCCACATCGTGGAGGTGCGCGGACGGGGGCTGATGATTGGCGTGGCGCTGGACATCTCCGCGCGGCCCGCCTGCGAGGCGTTGATGAAGGAAGGCGTGCTCTGCAAGGAGACGCACGACTCCGTCATCCGCCTCACGCCGCCGCTCATCGTCACCCAGGCCGAGCTGGACTGGGCCTTCGAGCGAATCAAGAAGGTCATCGAGGCGCTGTAG
- a CDS encoding serine/threonine-protein kinase, which translates to MPEEGLHPLMLQESEEVGAFRIVRRLATGGFGAIFLAESETRRQVALKFALQGPSEEDSPAADARTWKEVHVLMRLEHPNVVELLGYRRWPDARDGYLVLIMGYVEGPTLSEWALAAQPTPRRAVQVFQQLALTLDAIHRAGVLHRDIKGNNIIIRASDGQPVLVDFGSGDHACSPVLTEDTLPPGTPSYRSPEALRFWAQPRPAGSRYAFAPTDDLYSLGLVLYEVLTGSFPYPTQLPPAGLLASIESGGFPLPSVRNPRVPKALDAIVARLLSPSAAGRPPSGAALFDALDAALAGADSAWDEHLFPPLAPEEAVTEEALEFFDGDEEARELRHWMRVPERARPPASFAPPTEPASPWALTEVRASTGWRRWRDALKRLWATLRSWR; encoded by the coding sequence ATGCCGGAAGAGGGCTTGCACCCGCTGATGCTCCAGGAGTCGGAGGAGGTGGGGGCCTTCCGCATCGTCCGGAGGCTGGCCACCGGGGGCTTTGGGGCCATCTTCCTGGCCGAATCCGAGACGCGCCGGCAGGTGGCGCTGAAGTTCGCGCTCCAGGGCCCCTCGGAGGAGGACTCGCCCGCGGCGGACGCGCGAACCTGGAAGGAGGTCCACGTCCTCATGCGCCTGGAGCACCCCAACGTCGTGGAGCTGCTGGGCTACCGGCGGTGGCCGGATGCGCGCGATGGCTACCTGGTCCTCATCATGGGTTACGTGGAGGGCCCCACCCTGTCCGAGTGGGCCCTGGCCGCGCAGCCCACGCCCCGGCGCGCGGTGCAGGTGTTCCAGCAGTTGGCGCTCACGCTGGATGCCATCCACCGCGCGGGCGTGCTCCACCGCGACATCAAGGGCAACAACATCATCATTCGCGCGTCGGACGGGCAGCCGGTGCTGGTGGACTTCGGCTCGGGGGACCATGCGTGCTCGCCCGTGCTGACCGAGGACACCCTGCCGCCGGGCACCCCCAGCTATCGCAGCCCGGAGGCCCTGCGCTTCTGGGCGCAGCCTCGGCCCGCGGGCTCGCGTTACGCGTTCGCGCCCACGGATGATCTCTACTCGCTGGGGCTGGTGCTCTACGAGGTGCTCACCGGGAGCTTTCCCTATCCGACGCAGCTGCCGCCCGCCGGGCTGCTGGCCAGCATCGAGTCCGGTGGCTTTCCCCTGCCCTCTGTCCGCAACCCGCGCGTCCCGAAGGCGTTGGACGCCATCGTGGCGCGCTTGCTGTCGCCCTCCGCGGCGGGGCGGCCTCCTTCGGGAGCGGCCCTGTTCGACGCGCTGGACGCGGCGCTGGCGGGCGCGGACTCGGCCTGGGATGAGCACCTGTTTCCTCCTCTCGCTCCCGAGGAGGCCGTCACCGAGGAGGCGCTGGAGTTCTTCGACGGGGACGAGGAAGCGCGCGAGCTGCGCCACTGGATGCGTGTCCCGGAGCGAGCGCGCCCGCCAGCGTCCTTCGCGCCGCCCACAGAGCCCGCCTCACCCTGGGCTTTGACAGAGGTCCGCGCGAGCACCGGGTGGCGGCGGTGGCGGGACGCGCTGAAACGGCTCTGGGCCACGCTGCGCTCGTGGCGCTGA
- a CDS encoding serine/threonine-protein kinase: MMTPDTTTEELPGGPHRPRVLFTVAGTVFEFVRKLEMRSTGELLMLAQRRYRNGLSGPVVVKRLRNPATFVERRRLVEEVDLTFRLNHPAIAKVMLLKLYRGAPHVVMEYVEGRSLDTVLNLAAMRRRPLSAEFAAHVTAEVADALSHAHGLTDEWSRPLNIVHRDVSPRNIRVGVHGEVKLTHFTVAASSLSGREVTSQELVKGDIAYASPEALRRRKVDARSDLFSLGLVLLELLTGRHPLMVDDLAPVLESEPLELHAQGPTWMPVKEVAARMAQVGPEQVERLAAGVAEPLRCILLRALRQNPSERFQTGAEMAEALRAWLDSQGGHRGRQAIAQEVEQAAVEATVRRNQAELLEGGLHPEGLTVEEAALAGEPSSETPLGEAAGSAVRLSQVAELTLEARITQTVEPAADVQHAATEAPDEARPEASSSQPPSPPEPSDTAPESTTPEEPDTP; the protein is encoded by the coding sequence ATGATGACGCCTGACACGACGACAGAGGAGCTTCCTGGAGGTCCACACAGGCCACGCGTGCTGTTCACCGTGGCCGGCACGGTGTTCGAGTTCGTCCGCAAGCTGGAGATGCGCTCCACGGGGGAACTGCTGATGCTGGCGCAGCGCCGCTACCGCAATGGCCTGAGCGGTCCGGTAGTGGTGAAGCGGCTGCGCAACCCCGCCACGTTCGTGGAGCGGCGACGGCTGGTGGAGGAGGTGGACCTCACGTTCCGGCTCAACCATCCCGCCATCGCCAAGGTGATGCTGCTGAAGCTCTACCGCGGCGCGCCTCACGTGGTGATGGAGTACGTGGAAGGGCGTTCGCTGGACACGGTGCTGAACCTGGCGGCCATGCGGCGGCGACCCCTGTCCGCGGAGTTCGCGGCGCACGTGACGGCGGAGGTGGCGGATGCACTGAGCCACGCGCACGGCCTCACGGATGAGTGGAGCCGGCCGCTGAACATCGTCCACCGGGACGTGAGCCCTCGGAACATCCGCGTGGGCGTCCATGGCGAGGTGAAGCTGACCCACTTCACGGTGGCGGCCTCGTCGCTCTCCGGGCGCGAGGTGACGAGCCAGGAGCTGGTGAAAGGTGACATCGCCTACGCCTCGCCCGAGGCACTGCGGCGACGGAAGGTGGATGCCCGGTCGGACCTGTTCTCGCTGGGGCTGGTGCTGCTGGAGCTGCTGACGGGCCGGCACCCGTTGATGGTGGATGACCTGGCGCCCGTGCTGGAGTCGGAGCCGCTGGAGCTTCACGCGCAAGGGCCGACGTGGATGCCCGTGAAGGAGGTGGCGGCGCGGATGGCCCAGGTGGGCCCGGAGCAGGTGGAGCGGTTGGCGGCGGGTGTCGCCGAGCCCCTGCGGTGCATCCTGCTGCGGGCGCTGCGGCAGAACCCCTCGGAGCGGTTCCAGACGGGCGCGGAGATGGCGGAGGCGCTGCGCGCGTGGCTGGATTCGCAGGGAGGCCACCGGGGCCGTCAGGCCATCGCGCAGGAGGTGGAGCAGGCCGCCGTGGAGGCGACGGTCCGGCGCAACCAGGCGGAGCTGCTCGAGGGCGGGCTGCATCCGGAAGGGCTGACCGTGGAGGAAGCGGCCCTGGCCGGAGAGCCCTCGTCCGAGACGCCCCTGGGCGAAGCCGCGGGGTCCGCAGTCCGATTGTCACAGGTGGCCGAGCTGACGCTGGAGGCGCGCATCACCCAGACGGTGGAACCCGCAGCGGACGTGCAGCACGCCGCCACGGAGGCACCGGACGAGGCACGCCCCGAGGCCTCCTCATCCCAGCCGCCTTCCCCACCGGAGCCCTCTGACACGGCCCCTGAGTCCACGACGCCCGAGGAGCCCGACACACCGTGA
- a CDS encoding helix-turn-helix domain-containing protein, giving the protein MREPVDHKLAAVLGGAARDARLRLGLTQGDVAERMGMAMEVYSRLERGKMLPRTQTLRRLCDVLQVSADTLLGVGRPDGAPVMPRKTVKEDPVELRRMTRKLRELEPGQLRAVSRVVNAVVTVLPQPAAPAPAAPAKPAARAARKRRATG; this is encoded by the coding sequence ATGCGTGAGCCCGTCGACCACAAGCTGGCAGCCGTGCTGGGAGGTGCTGCGCGTGACGCCCGCCTGCGTCTGGGCCTCACCCAGGGCGACGTCGCCGAACGCATGGGCATGGCCATGGAGGTCTACAGTCGCCTGGAGCGCGGGAAGATGCTGCCCCGGACCCAGACGCTGCGCCGTCTGTGCGACGTGCTCCAGGTCTCCGCGGACACGCTGCTGGGCGTGGGCCGTCCCGACGGCGCGCCCGTCATGCCCCGCAAGACGGTGAAGGAAGACCCGGTGGAGCTGCGCCGCATGACGCGCAAGCTGCGGGAGCTCGAACCCGGTCAGCTCCGCGCGGTGTCCCGGGTGGTGAACGCCGTCGTCACCGTGCTGCCTCAGCCGGCGGCTCCGGCGCCCGCCGCCCCGGCGAAGCCCGCCGCGCGTGCGGCGCGCAAGCGCCGGGCGACGGGCTAG
- a CDS encoding ArsA-related P-loop ATPase, which translates to MLEALWDRRALLVSGKGGVGKTTLAAALAVAAARAGRTVLLAELAPEEDGPSPLAARVGARQAGPQVTRVRPGLHFVRLSAAEGHRHFLERALPARWLADAALRTRALRRFLEAGPALREMGLMYQLLALLRRTRPDGRFVHPLTVVDLPATGHALALAALPQRVLSLMPGGPIGRDVREGLDFLQDAARTAMVLASLPEPLPVSEALTVAAELRRLELPLSAAVLNRMPEDPFTPESRAALHRMLAAHGPHQGWRELERLERARAASVRLSRALRAPLLTLPELHATGPALVEALAEGFAPHPEHAPWQEALP; encoded by the coding sequence GTGCTCGAAGCCCTCTGGGACAGGCGTGCGCTGCTCGTATCGGGCAAGGGCGGCGTGGGGAAGACGACGCTGGCGGCGGCGCTGGCCGTGGCCGCCGCGCGCGCGGGACGCACCGTGCTGCTGGCGGAGCTGGCGCCGGAGGAGGACGGGCCTTCGCCCCTGGCGGCGCGCGTTGGGGCGCGCCAGGCGGGGCCTCAGGTGACGCGGGTGCGTCCCGGGCTCCACTTCGTGCGCCTCTCCGCAGCGGAAGGGCACCGGCACTTCCTGGAGCGTGCCCTGCCCGCGCGCTGGCTGGCCGACGCCGCGCTGCGCACCCGCGCCCTGCGCCGCTTCCTGGAAGCAGGGCCCGCGCTCCGGGAGATGGGGCTGATGTACCAGTTGCTGGCCCTGCTCCGGCGCACGCGGCCGGATGGACGCTTCGTCCATCCGCTGACCGTCGTCGACCTGCCCGCCACGGGACACGCGCTGGCGCTGGCCGCCTTGCCCCAGCGCGTGCTGTCCCTGATGCCCGGAGGGCCCATCGGACGCGACGTGCGGGAGGGGCTCGACTTCCTCCAGGATGCGGCGCGCACCGCGATGGTCCTCGCCAGCCTGCCGGAGCCGCTGCCCGTCAGCGAGGCGCTCACCGTGGCCGCCGAGCTGCGCCGGCTGGAGCTGCCGCTGTCCGCGGCCGTCCTCAACCGGATGCCGGAGGACCCCTTCACGCCCGAGTCCCGCGCCGCCCTGCACCGGATGCTCGCCGCGCACGGACCGCACCAGGGGTGGCGTGAGCTGGAGCGGCTGGAGCGGGCCCGGGCCGCCTCCGTCCGGCTGTCACGCGCGCTGCGCGCGCCGCTGCTCACCCTGCCGGAGCTCCACGCCACGGGCCCCGCGCTGGTCGAGGCGCTGGCGGAGGGCTTCGCACCTCATCCGGAGCACGCGCCCTGGCAGGAGGCCCTGCCGTGA
- a CDS encoding PQQ-binding-like beta-propeller repeat protein, translated as MLRKPLLSLLLSASVLSAACSDDEQKPAVLIIDRETVDFGELEVGQVSPEHLVTVRNASPSAVESVSVKVEGSGFTIAANTCERFLDAGMECEVRVRFSPRLAGPSEARLKVEGAPDVDSAILKGMGVGYVEVRSLPGDGAHVVAEEEGWFCGEPCKVPVRKAQVTLRTAPAGIPTWGGDCVVVAGGGCSLVIDGTKVVSLEALDSLLRWEARRGAHPRSVAVSAGGDIAVLEAGQLQRLSSTGEVLWSVSLSDGVAMALDGASNAYVVDSSGRVTRYDPSGQVLWTALVAVENPSWPELAVSASGHVYVLLSLGNHEIARQLKLIAVSPQAAERWSLLFNEGQFNYTWGLAVNAQGEVYLAGSVHNRDATSGQSVFVKSYLRKYSAEGAIRWETQDIGSLFAVNPEGATSTLSPGDGTTEGFTQRWIGANGMTQWNAAVSNVPGVVTLQTFSPSGTLLIGGHELLAGGTEIGRGWFAAMNLTTRALGPVTYVEGSTGGGGPVRISGLALTPGGHVVVTGGFSATWDQDGGFIRVYDGRVLTGVP; from the coding sequence ATGCTTCGCAAGCCTTTGCTCTCCTTGCTGCTCAGCGCGTCTGTCCTTTCCGCCGCGTGCTCCGACGACGAACAGAAGCCGGCTGTGCTCATCATCGACCGGGAGACGGTCGACTTCGGTGAGCTGGAGGTGGGCCAGGTCTCCCCCGAGCATCTCGTCACCGTTCGCAATGCGTCTCCGTCGGCGGTGGAGTCCGTGTCCGTCAAGGTGGAGGGCAGCGGGTTCACCATCGCCGCCAACACCTGCGAGCGCTTCCTCGATGCGGGCATGGAGTGCGAGGTGCGGGTGCGGTTCTCGCCCCGGCTGGCGGGGCCGAGCGAGGCCCGCCTCAAGGTGGAGGGCGCTCCCGACGTGGACAGCGCGATCCTCAAGGGCATGGGCGTCGGCTATGTGGAGGTGCGGAGCCTGCCCGGTGACGGAGCGCACGTGGTGGCCGAGGAGGAAGGCTGGTTCTGCGGCGAGCCGTGCAAGGTGCCTGTCCGCAAGGCGCAGGTGACCCTCCGGACCGCGCCGGCGGGGATTCCGACCTGGGGCGGAGACTGTGTCGTGGTGGCGGGCGGCGGCTGCTCGCTCGTCATCGACGGGACGAAGGTCGTCTCCCTGGAGGCGCTCGATTCCCTCCTGCGGTGGGAGGCGCGGCGGGGCGCTCATCCGCGGAGCGTGGCGGTTTCGGCCGGTGGTGACATCGCCGTCCTGGAGGCCGGGCAGTTGCAGCGGCTCAGCAGCACCGGGGAGGTGCTTTGGTCGGTCTCCCTGAGCGACGGGGTGGCGATGGCCCTGGATGGCGCGAGCAATGCCTACGTGGTGGACTCCTCCGGGCGGGTGACCCGGTACGACCCGAGCGGGCAGGTGCTGTGGACCGCGTTGGTGGCTGTCGAGAATCCCAGCTGGCCCGAGCTCGCGGTGAGCGCCAGCGGGCACGTCTACGTGCTGTTGAGCCTGGGCAACCATGAAATTGCGCGTCAACTCAAGCTCATCGCCGTCTCGCCGCAGGCTGCCGAGCGCTGGAGCCTGCTCTTCAATGAGGGCCAGTTCAACTACACCTGGGGCTTGGCGGTGAATGCCCAGGGTGAGGTCTATCTGGCCGGCAGTGTGCACAACCGGGACGCGACGTCCGGGCAGTCGGTGTTCGTGAAGTCCTACTTGCGGAAGTACAGCGCCGAGGGCGCCATCCGGTGGGAGACTCAGGACATCGGGAGCCTCTTCGCCGTCAACCCCGAGGGCGCGACGAGCACCCTCTCCCCCGGGGACGGAACCACCGAGGGCTTCACCCAGCGGTGGATTGGTGCGAACGGGATGACGCAGTGGAACGCGGCGGTCTCGAACGTGCCGGGCGTGGTCACCCTGCAGACCTTCTCGCCCTCCGGCACGCTGCTCATCGGCGGGCACGAACTCCTCGCAGGCGGAACGGAGATTGGTCGAGGCTGGTTCGCGGCGATGAACCTCACGACCCGCGCGCTCGGCCCGGTGACCTATGTCGAGGGGAGCACAGGGGGCGGAGGCCCGGTCCGTATCAGCGGCCTCGCGCTCACCCCGGGAGGTCATGTCGTGGTGACCGGTGGCTTCAGCGCCACTTGGGACCAGGACGGGGGCTTCATCCGGGTGTACGACGGGCGCGTGCTCACGGGCGTGCCGTAG
- a CDS encoding sensor histidine kinase, translating into MGGAETAGDARYQELFNGADVSLWEEDFTAVSAALDSLRASGVQDLRAWLAAHPGFVMEAAERVKVVDVNEATVRLLEARTRDEVLRTLSLSRSRVFVPEPLKAFTAELLLLWEGGTRLELETELQTLGGRHIEVMLTLTRPSRERSDRVFVTLREVTAQKASQLARQESEARFRNMADHAPVMLWVTDVTGRCIYLSRTWYEFTGQTEAEGLGFGWLKAVHPDDSEHSGAVFLGANARRSPFRLDYRLRRKDGEYRWAIDSASPRFGLNGEFLGYIGSVIDISERKQAEQERERLLAAMDEAIRLRDEFLTVASHELKTPLTPLSLKLQTLARATQERRGPELLERLPADLEVMQRQVKRLSTLVGELLDVTLISSGHLHLELEPVDLGALVQEVAARFEGESQRTGTPIQAKLDEVVVGQWDRGRLEQAVSNLLSNALKYGVGHPVHLQVGRTAEHAWFSVRDEGIGIPPEAVGRIFEKFERAVSERHYGGLGLGLYVTRQNVQAMGGTIDVRSTLGQGATFTARLPCQMSNVNAAREKAS; encoded by the coding sequence TTGGGTGGGGCTGAGACAGCCGGAGACGCGCGCTACCAGGAGCTGTTCAACGGAGCGGATGTCTCCCTCTGGGAAGAGGACTTCACCGCCGTTTCGGCCGCGCTCGACAGCCTGCGTGCCTCCGGCGTCCAGGACCTGCGTGCCTGGCTCGCGGCGCATCCCGGGTTCGTGATGGAGGCCGCGGAGCGGGTGAAGGTCGTGGATGTGAACGAGGCCACGGTACGCCTGCTCGAAGCGCGCACCCGGGATGAGGTGCTTCGCACCTTGTCCCTGTCCCGGTCCCGCGTCTTCGTCCCGGAGCCGTTGAAGGCCTTCACCGCCGAGCTCCTCCTGCTCTGGGAAGGCGGCACACGGTTGGAGCTGGAGACCGAGCTCCAGACCCTGGGGGGCCGCCACATCGAGGTGATGCTCACCCTGACCCGGCCGTCGAGGGAGCGGAGCGACCGGGTCTTCGTCACCCTGCGGGAGGTCACCGCGCAGAAGGCGTCCCAACTGGCACGCCAGGAGAGTGAGGCCCGCTTCCGGAACATGGCGGACCACGCGCCGGTGATGCTGTGGGTGACGGACGTCACCGGCCGCTGCATCTATCTCAGCCGGACCTGGTACGAGTTCACGGGACAGACGGAGGCAGAAGGCCTGGGCTTCGGCTGGCTCAAGGCCGTGCATCCCGACGACTCCGAGCATTCAGGGGCGGTGTTCCTCGGCGCCAACGCGCGGCGCAGCCCCTTCCGGCTCGATTACCGGCTGCGGCGCAAGGATGGTGAGTACCGGTGGGCCATCGACTCGGCCAGCCCCCGCTTCGGGCTGAACGGCGAGTTCCTGGGCTACATCGGCTCCGTCATCGACATCTCCGAGCGGAAGCAGGCCGAACAGGAGCGCGAGCGGCTGCTGGCCGCCATGGATGAGGCCATCCGGCTGCGCGACGAGTTCCTCACCGTGGCCAGCCACGAGCTCAAGACGCCGCTGACGCCGCTCAGCTTGAAGCTGCAGACGCTGGCGCGGGCCACCCAGGAGCGGCGCGGACCGGAGCTGCTGGAGCGGCTGCCCGCGGACCTGGAGGTCATGCAGCGGCAGGTGAAGCGGCTGTCGACGCTGGTGGGCGAGCTGCTGGACGTGACGCTCATCAGCAGCGGTCATCTGCACCTGGAGCTGGAGCCGGTGGACCTGGGAGCGCTGGTCCAAGAGGTGGCCGCGCGCTTCGAGGGTGAGTCCCAGCGCACCGGGACGCCCATCCAGGCGAAGCTGGACGAGGTGGTGGTGGGCCAGTGGGACCGGGGGCGGCTGGAGCAGGCGGTATCGAACCTCCTCTCCAATGCCCTCAAGTACGGCGTGGGTCACCCCGTCCACCTACAGGTCGGCAGGACGGCGGAGCACGCCTGGTTCAGCGTCCGTGACGAAGGCATTGGTATTCCCCCCGAGGCGGTGGGCCGCATCTTCGAGAAGTTCGAGCGCGCCGTCTCCGAGCGGCACTACGGCGGACTGGGCTTGGGGTTGTACGTCACGCGGCAGAACGTCCAGGCCATGGGTGGAACCATCGACGTGCGAAGCACGCTGGGCCAGGGCGCCACCTTCACGGCGCGCCTGCCCTGCCAGATGTCCAACGTGAACGCGGCGCGGGAAAAGGCGTCATGA
- a CDS encoding response regulator, with amino-acid sequence MTTLRKVMLVDDEDDIRTIGNLSLSRVGGWQTVLAASGAEALEKARTEKPDLILLDVMMPGMDGPTTFGRLRAEESTAHTPIIFMTAKIQKQEVARYLELGALGVIGKPFDPMTLPQEIRELVPG; translated from the coding sequence ATGACGACCCTTCGCAAGGTGATGCTCGTTGACGATGAAGATGACATCCGCACCATCGGCAATCTCAGCCTCAGCCGTGTGGGGGGATGGCAGACGGTGCTCGCCGCGTCTGGCGCGGAGGCCCTGGAGAAGGCCCGCACGGAGAAGCCCGACCTCATCTTGCTGGACGTGATGATGCCGGGCATGGACGGGCCCACCACCTTCGGCCGGCTGCGCGCCGAGGAGTCCACGGCGCACACGCCCATCATCTTCATGACGGCGAAAATCCAGAAACAGGAGGTCGCCCGCTATCTGGAGCTGGGCGCGCTGGGCGTCATCGGGAAGCCCTTCGACCCGATGACGTTGCCCCAGGAGATTCGCGAGTTGGTGCCAGGGTGA
- a CDS encoding zinc ribbon domain-containing protein, whose amino-acid sequence MSAESVRVAPCQRCDSALEAEDLRCPICGLTAPPPPHAAVERARARVVRCDSCGAAVEYSVEAKAPRCGYCGSVTHVETTADPVEQAQHWLPFTVDTEAARGALMGFLGRGGFFRPSGLAQEASLESLRPVWWPAWMFDAGVDVSWTADSNAGSRRSDWAPHAGRTRFDFEGIPVPASRGLKVRECEALAPHYQRGSRLDTPHGPEGAHVERFEATRSGARRSVLEAVERLAIERLQQGVIPGSRFRNIHVAVALFSLRTQRLALPVYVLAYRYRDKPYRVLVHGQDVQVVLGEAPISPLRVAAVILATLLVLVAVLYGVGVL is encoded by the coding sequence ATGAGCGCCGAATCGGTGAGGGTGGCGCCCTGCCAGCGCTGTGACTCCGCGCTGGAGGCGGAGGACCTGCGTTGCCCCATCTGCGGGCTGACGGCGCCGCCTCCGCCGCATGCCGCGGTGGAGCGCGCGCGGGCCCGCGTGGTGCGGTGTGATAGCTGCGGCGCGGCGGTGGAGTACTCCGTGGAGGCGAAGGCGCCCCGGTGTGGCTACTGCGGCTCCGTCACCCATGTGGAGACGACGGCGGACCCGGTGGAGCAGGCGCAGCACTGGCTCCCCTTCACCGTGGACACCGAGGCTGCGCGCGGCGCGCTGATGGGCTTCCTGGGGCGGGGCGGCTTCTTCCGGCCGTCCGGGCTGGCACAGGAGGCCTCGCTGGAGTCGCTGCGTCCGGTGTGGTGGCCGGCGTGGATGTTCGACGCGGGCGTGGACGTGAGCTGGACGGCGGACTCGAACGCGGGCTCGCGGCGGTCGGACTGGGCGCCGCACGCGGGCCGGACGCGCTTCGATTTCGAGGGCATCCCGGTGCCGGCCTCGCGCGGGTTGAAGGTGCGGGAGTGCGAGGCGTTGGCGCCCCACTACCAGCGAGGCTCCAGGCTGGACACACCCCATGGACCGGAGGGCGCGCACGTCGAGCGCTTCGAGGCCACGCGCTCGGGCGCCCGGCGGAGCGTGCTGGAAGCGGTGGAGCGCCTGGCCATCGAGCGCCTCCAGCAGGGCGTCATTCCGGGCAGCCGCTTCCGGAACATCCACGTCGCCGTGGCGCTGTTCAGCCTGCGCACCCAGCGGCTGGCCCTGCCCGTGTACGTGCTGGCTTACCGATACCGCGACAAGCCGTACCGGGTGCTGGTGCACGGGCAGGATGTGCAGGTGGTGTTGGGCGAGGCGCCCATCTCCCCGTTGCGCGTGGCGGCGGTCATCCTGGCGACGCTGCTGGTGCTGGTGGCCGTGTTGTACGGCGTGGGCGTGTTGTGA